The Dreissena polymorpha isolate Duluth1 chromosome 10, UMN_Dpol_1.0, whole genome shotgun sequence genome includes a region encoding these proteins:
- the LOC127848658 gene encoding calmodulin-like, producing the protein MTDHLTEEQVKEFKEAFNMFDKDGDGCITTVELGAVMKQLGQHPTNEELRDMINEMDSDGNGTIEFPEFIKAMGKKASEDELRAAFNHFDKDGNGTIQASELKEAMEQLGERLTDDQIREMMRECDIDGDGVVSFQEFVKMMSTV; encoded by the exons AGTTTAAGGAGGCGTTTAACATGTTCGACAAAGACGGCGACGGCTGCATCACCACCGTAGAGCTCGGCGCCGTCATGAAGCAGCTCGGGCAGCACCCGACCAACGAAGAGCTGAGGGACATGATCAACGAAATGGACTCTGATG gTAATGGCACAATTGAGTTTCCGGAATTCATAAAAGCCATGGGAAAGAAGGCAAGTGAGGATGAATTAAGAGCAGCATTCAATCACTTTGACAAAGACGGCAATGGAACTATTCAAG CGTCTGAGCTCAAGGAGGCGATGGAACAATTGGGGGAGAGACTGACGGACGATCAAATCCGCGAGATGATGAGGGAATGCGATATAGACGGGGACGGGGTCGTCAGCTTTCAGG AGTTCGTCAAAATGATGTCGACCGTTTAA